The Paenibacillus amylolyticus genome contains the following window.
CTAGCTCGGAAGAGCTTGAAGAAATTTCAACGGATCCCGAATCCATCGTTTGCATGCGCACGATGTTGGTTTTCTCTTCACGCGACAGCAAATAAGCCCGGTCAATGGATTCACTTAATTTTTTTGTATCTAAAACAAGTTCTGTTTTGTATGACGTTGGAATAATTCTAGAAGTATCCGGATATGTTCCGTCCAAAATACGGGAGTAGAACAATACACGGTCGATTTTGAACAGGACCTGGTTATCTGCAACAACGATATCCACAAGGGTATTTTGATCCGGCACAATTTTGCTGAGCTCGTTCAGCGTTTTACCGGAGATGACCACATTGTTGAAGCGGATACCTTCTGCATTATCCAGCATTGCGGATCGAGTAGCAAGACGGTGACGGTCTGTTGCCACAAATTTCAATTCATTGTCACCCAAACTCCAGAGTACACCTGTGAGGATTGGAGTAGTCTCATGTGTGGAGATGGAGAAGACGGTTTGTTTGATCATATTTTTCAGCAAATCTCCAGGAATGGAGACCGTTTGGTTTTCTTCGATGCTTGGCAGTACCGGGAATTCTTCCGGAT
Protein-coding sequences here:
- the dnaN gene encoding DNA polymerase III subunit beta produces the protein MKISIMKNYLNDSIQQVSKAISSRTTIPILSGIKFDVNHQGVTLTASDTDISIQSFIPLEDGDKSVVQVDQPGSVVLPAKFFVEIIKKLPSQEVHMEVKENFNTFISAGATEIQLVGLDPEEFPVLPSIEENQTVSIPGDLLKNMIKQTVFSISTHETTPILTGVLWSLGDNELKFVATDRHRLATRSAMLDNAEGIRFNNVVISGKTLNELSKIVPDQNTLVDIVVADNQVLFKIDRVLFYSRILDGTYPDTSRIIPTSYKTELVLDTKKLSESIDRAYLLSREEKTNIVRMQTMDSGSVEISSSSSELGKVREEIEPAEFTGDPLKISFNSKYMLDVLKVVESEQLMIAFTGVMSPIILKPLDDSHSLYVILPYRTTN